One Sphingomonas sp. LHG3406-1 genomic window carries:
- the ffh gene encoding signal recognition particle protein yields MFETLSDRLGGVFDKLRGRGALNEADVRAAMREVRVALLEADVALPVAREFVDKATERAVGQEVLRSVTPGQQVVKIVNDALVEMLGAEGADLELAVTPPAVIMMVGLQGSGKTTSTAKLAKRLTEKDRKKVLMASLDVARPAAQEQLAVLGRQANVDTLPIVPGQSPVDIAKRALQSARLQGYDVLLLDTAGRLHVDDSLMGEMKAVAEVSRPAETLLVVDSLTGQDAVNVAKGFGGQIDLTGVILTRMDGDARGGAALSMRAVTGKPIKFAGTGEGLDAIEPFHPSRVAGRILGMGDVVSLVERAAETIKVEEAEALAAKMAKGKFDLDDLRMQLAQMQRMGGLGALAGMMPGLKGMKGAMEKAQDGKALVHLEAMLSSMTPTERAKPGLINAKRKIRIAKGAGRTVQDVNKLLKMHQEMEGAMKRLKKMGGLGKLAAMFGKGGLEGAMGGLLPGATPGGMPGLPGLPGGSSPFGLPPGGDKFGKK; encoded by the coding sequence ATGTTCGAGACCCTCAGCGACCGCCTCGGCGGCGTGTTCGACAAGCTTCGGGGGCGCGGTGCGCTCAATGAGGCCGACGTGCGCGCGGCCATGCGCGAGGTGCGCGTGGCGCTGCTCGAAGCCGATGTCGCCCTTCCGGTCGCCCGCGAGTTCGTCGACAAGGCGACCGAGCGCGCCGTCGGCCAGGAAGTCCTGCGCTCGGTCACGCCGGGCCAGCAGGTCGTCAAGATCGTCAATGACGCACTGGTCGAGATGCTTGGGGCCGAGGGCGCCGATCTCGAACTCGCCGTCACCCCGCCCGCCGTCATCATGATGGTCGGCCTGCAGGGTTCGGGCAAGACGACCTCGACCGCCAAGCTCGCCAAGCGCCTGACCGAGAAGGACCGCAAGAAGGTCCTGATGGCGTCGCTCGACGTTGCCCGCCCGGCGGCGCAGGAGCAGCTCGCCGTGCTCGGGCGCCAGGCCAATGTCGACACGCTCCCGATCGTCCCCGGCCAGTCCCCGGTCGACATCGCCAAGCGCGCGCTCCAGTCGGCGCGCCTCCAGGGCTATGACGTCCTGCTGCTCGACACTGCCGGCCGTCTCCACGTCGACGACAGCCTGATGGGCGAGATGAAGGCGGTCGCCGAGGTGAGCCGCCCGGCCGAGACATTGCTGGTCGTCGACAGCCTGACCGGCCAGGACGCCGTCAACGTCGCCAAGGGCTTCGGCGGGCAGATCGACCTTACCGGCGTCATCCTCACCCGCATGGACGGCGACGCGCGCGGCGGCGCGGCTTTGTCGATGCGCGCCGTCACCGGCAAGCCGATCAAGTTCGCCGGCACCGGCGAGGGCCTCGACGCGATCGAGCCGTTCCACCCGAGCCGGGTCGCCGGCCGGATCCTCGGCATGGGCGACGTCGTCAGCCTGGTCGAGCGAGCGGCCGAGACGATCAAGGTCGAGGAAGCCGAGGCGCTCGCGGCCAAGATGGCCAAGGGCAAGTTCGACCTCGACGACCTTCGCATGCAGCTCGCCCAGATGCAGCGCATGGGCGGCCTTGGCGCGCTCGCCGGCATGATGCCGGGCCTGAAGGGCATGAAGGGCGCGATGGAGAAGGCGCAGGACGGCAAGGCGCTGGTCCACCTCGAGGCCATGCTGTCGTCGATGACCCCGACCGAGCGGGCCAAGCCCGGCCTGATCAACGCCAAGCGCAAGATCCGCATCGCCAAGGGCGCCGGGCGCACCGTCCAGGACGTCAACAAGCTCCTGAAGATGCATCAGGAAATGGAAGGCGCGATGAAGCGCCTCAAGAAGATGGGCGGCCTCGGCAAGCTCGCTGCCATGTTCGGCAAGGGCGGGCTCGAGGGCGCGATGGGCGGGCTCCTTCCCGGCGCGACGCCCGGCGGCATGCCCGGCCTCCCCGGGCTGCCCGGCGGCAGCTCACCTTTCGGCCTCCCTCCGGGCGGCGACAAGTTCGGCAAGAAATAA
- the rpsP gene encoding 30S ribosomal protein S16, protein MAVAIRLARGGSKKRPYYRVVVADSRNARDGRFIEKVGTYNPLLAKDSPERVKLDADRISHWLSVGAQPTDRVARFLDAAGIKERAARNNPNKGVPGEKAKERAEERASKAAEAAEAAAAAAAEPAPAEEPAAEEAPAAAEAPAEEAPAAEDVSAPTQPEPAEGSDEAAPAEGAEKAEG, encoded by the coding sequence ATGGCAGTAGCAATTCGCCTCGCTCGTGGCGGCTCCAAGAAGCGTCCTTATTACCGCGTCGTCGTGGCCGACAGCCGCAACGCCCGTGACGGCCGCTTCATCGAGAAGGTCGGCACCTACAACCCGCTGCTGGCGAAGGATTCGCCCGAGCGCGTCAAGCTCGACGCCGACCGCATCTCGCATTGGCTGAGCGTCGGCGCGCAGCCGACCGACCGCGTCGCCCGCTTCCTCGATGCCGCCGGAATCAAGGAGCGCGCCGCCCGCAACAACCCGAACAAGGGTGTCCCGGGCGAGAAGGCCAAGGAGCGCGCCGAGGAGCGTGCGTCGAAGGCCGCCGAGGCCGCCGAGGCCGCTGCCGCCGCCGCGGCCGAGCCGGCCCCGGCCGAAGAGCCCGCCGCTGAGGAGGCTCCGGCCGCTGCTGAGGCCCCGGCCGAGGAGGCTCCGGCTGCCGAGGACGTCAGCGCCCCGACCCAGCCCGAGCCGGCTGAAGGCTCGGACGAAGCCGCCCCGGCCGAAGGCGCCGAGAAGGCGGAAGGCTAA
- the rimM gene encoding ribosome maturation factor RimM (Essential for efficient processing of 16S rRNA) → MTTRVTLAAIAGAHGVRGEVRLKLFTDSLAGLAAHDRVLVDGTPRRLLHVGGTAKSPTARLEGIADRNAAEALRGTLIEVERDALPPLGPDEYYHADLIGLDCVDGQGTLHGKVAAVENYGAGDLLDVELPTGKRALIPFRPGIADLEDGRIRLDPAFLA, encoded by the coding sequence ATGACAACCCGCGTCACCCTCGCCGCCATCGCCGGCGCCCATGGCGTCCGCGGCGAGGTGCGCCTCAAGCTGTTCACCGACAGCCTTGCCGGACTTGCCGCGCATGACCGCGTGCTTGTCGACGGCACGCCGCGCCGCCTGCTCCATGTCGGCGGGACCGCCAAGAGCCCGACCGCGCGCCTCGAAGGCATCGCCGACCGCAATGCCGCCGAAGCCCTCCGCGGCACCCTCATCGAGGTTGAGCGTGACGCCTTGCCGCCGCTCGGGCCGGACGAATATTACCACGCCGACCTGATCGGCCTCGACTGCGTCGACGGGCAGGGCACGCTCCACGGCAAGGTCGCCGCCGTCGAGAATTACGGGGCAGGGGACCTGCTCGACGTCGAACTCCCCACGGGCAAGCGCGCGCTCATTCCCTTCAGGCCCGGCATCGCCGATCTCGAAGACGGCCGCATCCGCCTCGATCCCGCGTTTCTCGCCTGA
- a CDS encoding chemotaxis protein CheA — MDDLIADFVSECRDMLESLGGEIVAWEAAPQDKARLDSIFRFVHTVKGNCGFFDFPRLEALSHAAEDALADVRAGRRQPDPALVSAVLAIIDRIGEMVELIAAGSAIPQGDDSDLTEALKPGAEPAAPAAPVAAVGNPVASAFGNGAAPRTIRLSVDLLDRMMSGVSDLVLARNELARRLRDTSTDVAVDSAFERMSGIIAEMRDAITRTRMQRIESLFVGIPRMVRDLSAELGRQVMVDIDGGDVELDREMIEMIRDPLTHIVRNAVDHGIEPPAERLKAGKREIGLLSVSARQSGNQILIDIIDDGRGIDGRKLVAKALDAGLMEREEAMRLSPREQLHLIFEAGLSTATSVTNVSGRGVGMDVVRSNVERIGGIVEVDSKLGQGTRMTLRVPLTLTIIPALTVSIGSQHFAIPRVAIEEIVRAGGESVTLSELGGAGIVTIRGRRVPEIVLADLLGLPSALPDTERTLIVLKPAGGDVYALSVDRVHDHEELVVKPAAPAVMATGIYAGTTLADDGSPILLFDPAGLARVGGVRFEVQERSIRLIEDGNGAAVAEDATPVLLFRDLHGARRAIRLGVVDRIEEVPGSAVGMGAGRMRVQLGDDILPLEGLASPPAADEKVRLFRLSDGRVQLGLAFREVIDLDAIADVIIPADGPGPVEGVTLVAGEPAELVDAHWLFAGASRITTAETALPVCRLDLADPWVRNMLRPIVEAAGYRVVPAESEGDADLAIAWVGSKPPPGAGRTLFLSPDAEGAANENHIYRYDRAGLLVALRDAARGRG, encoded by the coding sequence ATGGACGATCTGATTGCCGATTTCGTCTCCGAATGCCGGGACATGCTGGAAAGCCTCGGCGGCGAGATCGTCGCGTGGGAGGCGGCGCCGCAGGACAAGGCCCGCCTCGACAGCATTTTCCGCTTCGTCCACACGGTGAAGGGCAATTGCGGCTTCTTCGACTTTCCGCGCCTGGAAGCGCTCAGCCACGCGGCCGAGGACGCCCTGGCCGATGTCCGCGCCGGCCGCCGCCAGCCCGATCCTGCCCTCGTCAGCGCCGTCCTCGCCATCATCGACCGGATCGGCGAGATGGTCGAACTGATCGCCGCCGGATCCGCCATCCCGCAGGGCGATGACAGCGACCTCACCGAGGCCCTGAAGCCCGGCGCCGAGCCGGCCGCGCCCGCAGCACCGGTGGCCGCCGTCGGCAACCCCGTTGCCAGCGCCTTCGGCAACGGCGCCGCCCCGCGCACCATCCGCCTGTCGGTCGACCTCCTCGACCGCATGATGAGCGGAGTCTCCGACCTCGTCCTTGCCCGCAACGAACTCGCCCGCCGCCTCCGCGACACCAGCACCGACGTCGCGGTCGATAGCGCCTTCGAGCGGATGAGCGGGATCATCGCCGAGATGCGCGACGCCATCACCCGCACCCGCATGCAGCGCATCGAGAGCCTGTTCGTCGGCATCCCCCGGATGGTCCGCGACCTTTCCGCCGAGCTCGGCCGCCAGGTCATGGTCGACATCGACGGCGGCGACGTCGAACTGGACCGCGAGATGATCGAGATGATCCGCGATCCGCTGACGCATATCGTCCGCAACGCGGTGGACCATGGCATCGAGCCGCCGGCCGAGCGCCTGAAGGCCGGCAAGCGCGAGATCGGCCTGCTCAGCGTCTCCGCCCGCCAGTCGGGCAACCAGATCCTCATCGACATCATCGACGACGGCCGCGGCATCGATGGCAGGAAGCTCGTCGCCAAGGCCCTCGACGCCGGCCTGATGGAGCGCGAGGAGGCCATGCGCCTGTCCCCGCGCGAGCAGCTCCACCTCATCTTCGAAGCCGGCCTGTCCACCGCCACGTCGGTCACCAACGTGTCCGGGCGCGGGGTCGGAATGGACGTCGTGCGCTCCAACGTCGAGCGCATCGGCGGCATCGTCGAGGTGGATTCCAAGCTTGGGCAGGGGACGCGCATGACGCTCCGCGTTCCGCTCACCCTGACCATCATCCCGGCGCTCACCGTCTCCATCGGCAGCCAGCATTTCGCCATTCCGCGGGTCGCCATTGAGGAGATCGTCCGGGCCGGCGGCGAAAGCGTCACGCTGTCCGAACTTGGCGGCGCCGGAATCGTCACCATCCGTGGCCGCCGCGTGCCCGAGATCGTCCTCGCCGACCTGCTCGGACTGCCGAGCGCGCTTCCCGACACCGAGCGCACCTTGATTGTGCTCAAGCCCGCCGGCGGCGACGTCTATGCGCTGAGCGTCGACCGGGTCCACGACCATGAGGAACTGGTCGTGAAGCCCGCCGCGCCCGCGGTCATGGCGACCGGCATCTATGCCGGCACCACGCTTGCCGACGACGGCTCGCCCATCCTTCTGTTCGACCCGGCCGGCCTGGCCCGGGTCGGCGGCGTCCGCTTCGAGGTGCAGGAGCGCAGCATCCGCCTGATCGAGGACGGCAACGGCGCAGCCGTGGCGGAAGACGCCACGCCGGTTCTCCTCTTCCGCGATCTCCACGGCGCCCGCCGCGCCATCCGCCTCGGCGTGGTGGACCGGATCGAGGAAGTGCCGGGAAGCGCCGTCGGCATGGGCGCCGGCCGCATGCGCGTGCAGCTCGGCGACGACATTCTTCCGCTCGAAGGCCTGGCCAGCCCGCCCGCCGCCGACGAAAAGGTGCGCCTGTTCCGCCTCAGCGACGGCAGGGTCCAGCTCGGCCTCGCCTTCCGCGAGGTGATCGACCTCGATGCCATCGCCGACGTCATCATCCCGGCCGACGGGCCCGGGCCGGTCGAGGGCGTGACCCTGGTCGCCGGCGAGCCGGCCGAGCTGGTCGACGCCCACTGGCTGTTCGCCGGTGCCAGCCGGATCACGACCGCCGAGACCGCGCTTCCGGTCTGCCGCCTCGACCTTGCCGATCCCTGGGTCCGCAACATGCTCCGTCCGATCGTCGAGGCCGCCGGCTACCGGGTCGTGCCCGCCGAATCCGAGGGCGATGCCGACCTCGCCATCGCCTGGGTCGGAAGCAAGCCGCCGCCGGGCGCGGGGAGGACCCTCTTCCTCAGCCCCGATGCCGAGGGCGCCGCCAACGAGAACCACATCTACCGCTACGATCGCGCCGGCCTGCTCGTCGCCTTGCGCGACGCTGCCCGGGGGAGGGGCTGA
- a CDS encoding chemotaxis protein CheW, whose protein sequence is MNELLLVVRIAGQRVAIPAASIESVVELDTLIPVPRAAQHVAGLSALRSRVLTVICCRRSLGLEQLDQQNGILEAAVTEVDGHHYALIVDGVEDVLEAVSGPVPVRAAMSEGWDRVSSGMVETEEGALLLIDVAALVGGPDQVRQAA, encoded by the coding sequence ATGAACGAACTCCTGCTCGTCGTCCGCATCGCCGGCCAGCGCGTGGCGATACCGGCCGCCTCGATCGAGAGCGTGGTCGAACTCGACACCCTCATCCCGGTGCCGCGCGCCGCCCAGCACGTCGCCGGCCTGTCGGCGCTGCGCAGCCGCGTGCTGACCGTCATCTGCTGCCGCCGCTCGCTTGGCCTTGAACAGCTGGACCAGCAGAACGGCATTCTCGAAGCCGCCGTAACCGAGGTCGACGGCCACCATTATGCGCTGATCGTCGATGGCGTGGAGGACGTGCTCGAAGCCGTCAGCGGTCCCGTGCCCGTACGCGCCGCGATGAGCGAGGGCTGGGACCGGGTCTCCTCGGGCATGGTCGAGACGGAGGAGGGCGCCCTGCTCCTGATCGATGTCGCCGCCCTCGTCGGCGGCCCCGACCAGGTCCGCCAGGCGGCTTAG
- a CDS encoding response regulator: protein MKTCLIVDDSKVIRKVARHILETLEFSVEEAGDGREALERCEASMPDVVLLDWNMPVMSGMEFLKLLRQRGHADQPKVVFCTTENDMAHIRAALEAGADEYVMKPFDRETLHIKLQLVGVA, encoded by the coding sequence ATGAAGACCTGCCTCATCGTCGACGACTCCAAGGTCATCCGCAAGGTTGCCCGCCACATCCTCGAGACGCTCGAGTTCAGCGTCGAGGAGGCCGGCGACGGCCGCGAAGCGCTGGAGCGCTGCGAAGCGTCCATGCCCGACGTGGTGCTGCTCGACTGGAACATGCCGGTGATGAGCGGGATGGAATTCCTCAAGCTCCTTCGCCAGCGTGGCCATGCCGACCAGCCAAAGGTCGTCTTCTGCACCACGGAGAACGACATGGCGCACATCCGCGCCGCGCTCGAGGCCGGTGCCGACGAATATGTGATGAAGCCGTTCGACCGCGAGACGCTCCACATCAAGCTCCAGCTCGTCGGCGTCGCCTGA
- a CDS encoding chemotaxis protein CheB yields MGPALAIRKAAPSSLAPRPIRLMIVDDSMVARAVLSRMVELGGGFEISAVAGTAEDAIEALAHVTVDVILLDLEMPGAGGLDKLPEIIAKARGARVLIVSSLAEEGAAATVKALADGAADTLLKPGTGRFQGRFADVLVTKIRALGQVECTGDPNRPTLPAPLQAMATEALSLIAIGASTGGIHALGRFFGALPEATGAPILVTQHLPVPFMDVFARQLSTAAKRPARIATEGALLVADEIMIAPGDAHLTVARANDRQLRIRLTGGRSNSGCLPSVDPMLDSIAKLKLPGAVAVILSGMGRDGVTGAEALVRAGGSVLVQDEPTSAVWGMPRAVAEAGLAAAILPPEKLARRVASRIGQTHADK; encoded by the coding sequence ATGGGCCCGGCGCTCGCCATCAGGAAAGCGGCGCCATCATCCCTGGCGCCCCGGCCGATCCGGCTGATGATCGTCGATGACTCGATGGTCGCCAGGGCCGTGCTCAGCCGCATGGTGGAGCTTGGCGGCGGGTTCGAGATCTCCGCCGTCGCCGGCACCGCCGAGGATGCCATCGAAGCGCTCGCCCATGTCACCGTGGACGTCATCCTGCTCGACCTCGAGATGCCCGGCGCCGGTGGGCTCGACAAACTGCCCGAGATCATCGCCAAGGCCCGCGGCGCGCGCGTGCTGATTGTCTCCAGCCTTGCCGAGGAAGGCGCCGCGGCAACCGTCAAGGCGCTGGCCGATGGCGCCGCAGACACCCTGCTGAAGCCCGGCACGGGCCGGTTTCAGGGCCGCTTCGCCGATGTCCTCGTCACCAAGATCCGCGCCCTCGGCCAGGTCGAATGCACCGGCGACCCAAATCGGCCCACGCTCCCGGCGCCGCTCCAGGCCATGGCCACGGAGGCGCTCTCCCTGATTGCGATCGGCGCGTCCACCGGCGGAATCCACGCCCTCGGTCGCTTCTTCGGCGCGCTTCCGGAGGCGACCGGCGCGCCCATCCTCGTCACTCAGCATCTGCCTGTGCCGTTCATGGACGTGTTCGCCCGCCAGCTGTCGACTGCCGCCAAGCGCCCGGCCCGGATCGCCACCGAGGGCGCACTGCTGGTCGCGGACGAGATCATGATTGCACCGGGCGACGCGCATCTCACGGTGGCACGAGCGAACGACCGTCAGCTTCGAATTCGCCTCACCGGCGGCCGCAGCAACAGTGGCTGCCTGCCGAGCGTCGATCCGATGCTCGACTCCATCGCGAAGTTGAAACTGCCCGGAGCGGTCGCCGTCATCCTGTCCGGCATGGGCCGGGATGGCGTCACCGGTGCCGAAGCCCTGGTCCGCGCCGGCGGCTCGGTGCTCGTCCAGGACGAGCCGACCAGCGCCGTCTGGGGCATGCCGCGAGCGGTTGCCGAAGCCGGCCTCGCCGCCGCCATCCTGCCTCCTGAAAAGCTTGCCCGTCGTGTTGCGTCCCGGATTGGCCAGACCCATGCAGATAAGTGA
- a CDS encoding protein-glutamate O-methyltransferase CheR — MQISDSSSRILAGLLEARTGQQLTMSRRWRLETALSQLMRERAITSIDELITILVMGREPSLSTRVVEALLNNETYFFRDRQPFDLLQASALPELAKRRDSAKTLRIWSAGCSAGQEAYSLAMLFADDPLKWAGWTIDIIGTDVSESVVERARSGTYTQFEVQRGLGIQQMIRWFDETPNGWRASETLRKPVRFQVHNLLEVPPHPGRFDLILCRNVLLYLNDSTRRKAFDRLSSALAPDGWLMLGAGETVIGQATALETDRDMRGLYRLKNEAAKAA, encoded by the coding sequence ATGCAGATAAGTGACTCCAGCTCGCGCATCCTCGCCGGGCTGCTCGAGGCTCGAACCGGCCAGCAACTGACGATGAGCCGGCGCTGGCGGCTGGAGACGGCGCTCTCCCAGCTCATGCGTGAACGGGCAATCACCAGCATCGACGAGCTGATCACCATTCTCGTCATGGGCCGCGAGCCCAGCCTGTCGACCCGCGTAGTGGAGGCATTGCTGAACAACGAGACCTATTTCTTCCGCGATCGCCAACCGTTCGATCTGCTCCAGGCCTCTGCGCTGCCCGAACTGGCAAAGCGTCGCGACAGCGCGAAGACGCTGCGCATCTGGTCGGCCGGCTGCTCGGCGGGGCAGGAGGCCTACAGCCTCGCCATGCTGTTCGCCGATGACCCGCTGAAATGGGCCGGCTGGACCATCGACATCATCGGCACCGACGTCAGCGAAAGCGTGGTCGAGCGTGCGCGCTCGGGCACCTACACCCAGTTCGAGGTGCAGCGCGGCCTCGGTATCCAGCAGATGATCCGCTGGTTCGACGAGACTCCGAACGGCTGGCGCGCCAGCGAGACCCTGCGCAAGCCGGTCCGCTTTCAGGTCCACAACCTCCTCGAAGTTCCGCCGCACCCCGGCCGGTTCGACCTCATCCTTTGTCGCAACGTTCTCCTCTACCTCAATGATTCGACACGCCGAAAGGCATTCGACCGCCTGTCCTCGGCGCTCGCCCCGGACGGCTGGCTGATGCTCGGGGCGGGGGAGACGGTGATCGGCCAGGCCACCGCCCTCGAGACCGACCGCGACATGCGCGGACTTTACCGGCTGAAGAACGAAGCGGCCAAGGCGGCGTGA
- a CDS encoding N-acetylmuramoyl-L-alanine amidase produces the protein MDIIARPSPNHDERAAPVSMIVLHYTGMPTCEGALDRLCSPEAKVSCHYLVDEDGTVYSLVDEERRAWHAGKSFWRGIRDVNSASIGIEIVNPGHEFGYRPFPDEQVAALIPLVARIKDRHGIGRGNVVGHSDIAPTRKEDPGELFPWEALAKRRLALPSPTRNLIDPYWSDAAFLLALERFGYDVTDSWKATIAFQRRFRPDRVDGIIDGECRAKLLALLLPRPQGEP, from the coding sequence GTGGACATCATCGCTCGACCCTCGCCCAATCATGACGAGCGCGCCGCGCCCGTGTCGATGATCGTGCTCCATTACACCGGCATGCCGACCTGCGAGGGCGCGCTGGACCGCCTCTGCTCGCCCGAGGCCAAGGTCTCCTGTCATTACCTCGTCGACGAGGATGGCACGGTCTACAGCCTCGTCGACGAGGAACGCCGTGCCTGGCACGCCGGCAAGAGCTTCTGGCGCGGCATTCGCGACGTCAACAGCGCCTCGATCGGAATCGAGATCGTCAATCCGGGCCACGAATTCGGCTACCGGCCCTTCCCGGACGAGCAGGTCGCCGCGCTCATCCCGCTGGTCGCGCGGATCAAGGACCGTCACGGCATCGGCCGCGGCAATGTCGTCGGCCACAGCGACATCGCGCCGACCCGCAAGGAGGATCCCGGCGAGCTCTTCCCGTGGGAGGCCCTTGCCAAGCGCCGCCTCGCGCTGCCGAGTCCCACCCGCAACCTCATCGATCCCTATTGGTCCGACGCCGCCTTCCTGCTCGCGCTCGAACGCTTCGGCTATGACGTGACCGACTCCTGGAAGGCCACCATCGCCTTCCAGCGCCGCTTCCGCCCCGACCGGGTGGACGGCATCATCGACGGAGAATGCCGCGCCAAGCTGCTGGCGCTGCTGCTGCCAAGGCCGCAGGGCGAACCCTGA
- the ettA gene encoding energy-dependent translational throttle protein EttA, producing MAAQYAFVMKNLTKTFPGANKPTLSNINLQFYQGAKIGIVGPNGAGKSTLIKIMAGLDSEFTGEAWPGENITVGYLPQEPELDPSKTVLENVKDGARDVADMVDRFNAISAEMGDPKDDTDFDALMAEMGELQEKIDAVDGWTLDNQLEIAMEALRCPPSDWSVTDLSGGEKRRVALTRLLIQKPSILLLDEPTNHLDAESVQWLETHLKEYAGAVLMITHDRYFLDNVVEWILELDRGSYYPYEGNYSTYLEKKAKRLEQESREESGKQKALQRELEWIRQTPAARQSKSKARIRKFEQLQDAQDDRRIGKAQIVIQVPERLGGKVIEVEGISKAYGDKLLFEDLSFTLPPGGIVGVIGPNGAGKSTLFRILTGKEQPDSGKVDMGETVRLGYVDQSRDHLDPKKNVWEEISDGLDYMKVNGQDTSTRAYVGAFNFKGPDQQKNVGKLSGGERNRVHMAKMLKAGGNVLLLDEPTNDLDVETLGALEEAIENFAGCAVVISHDRFFLDRLATHILAFEGNSHVEWFEGNFEAYEEDKRRRLGPEADRPTRTSYKKLGR from the coding sequence ATGGCCGCTCAATATGCCTTCGTGATGAAGAACCTCACGAAGACCTTCCCCGGCGCCAACAAGCCGACGCTCAGCAACATCAACCTGCAATTCTACCAGGGCGCCAAGATCGGCATCGTCGGCCCGAACGGCGCCGGCAAGTCGACCCTGATCAAGATCATGGCCGGTCTCGACAGCGAGTTCACGGGCGAAGCCTGGCCGGGCGAGAACATCACCGTCGGCTACCTCCCGCAGGAACCGGAGCTCGACCCCAGCAAGACGGTCCTCGAGAACGTCAAGGACGGCGCGCGCGACGTCGCCGACATGGTTGATCGCTTCAACGCCATTTCGGCCGAAATGGGCGATCCCAAGGACGACACCGATTTCGACGCGCTGATGGCCGAAATGGGCGAACTGCAGGAAAAGATCGACGCCGTCGACGGCTGGACGCTCGACAACCAGCTCGAGATCGCGATGGAGGCCCTGCGCTGCCCGCCGTCCGACTGGTCCGTCACCGATCTTTCCGGCGGTGAGAAGCGCCGCGTCGCACTGACCCGCCTGCTCATCCAGAAGCCCTCGATCCTGCTCCTCGACGAGCCCACCAACCATCTCGACGCCGAGAGCGTGCAGTGGCTTGAGACTCACCTCAAGGAATATGCCGGCGCGGTGCTGATGATCACCCACGACCGCTACTTCCTCGACAATGTGGTGGAATGGATCCTCGAGCTCGATCGCGGCTCCTACTATCCCTACGAAGGCAACTACTCCACCTATCTGGAAAAGAAGGCGAAACGCCTCGAGCAGGAAAGCCGGGAAGAGAGCGGCAAGCAGAAGGCGCTGCAGCGCGAACTGGAGTGGATCCGGCAGACCCCGGCCGCCCGCCAGTCCAAGTCCAAGGCGCGTATCCGCAAGTTCGAGCAGCTTCAGGACGCGCAGGACGATCGCCGCATCGGCAAGGCGCAGATCGTCATCCAGGTGCCCGAGCGCCTCGGCGGCAAGGTCATCGAGGTCGAAGGCATCTCCAAGGCCTATGGCGACAAATTGCTGTTCGAGGACCTGAGCTTCACCCTTCCGCCGGGCGGCATCGTCGGGGTCATCGGCCCGAACGGCGCGGGCAAGTCGACGCTGTTCCGCATCCTCACCGGCAAGGAACAGCCCGACAGCGGCAAGGTCGACATGGGCGAAACCGTCCGGCTCGGCTACGTCGACCAGAGCCGCGACCATCTCGATCCCAAGAAGAACGTCTGGGAAGAGATCAGCGACGGCCTCGACTACATGAAGGTCAACGGCCAGGACACGTCGACCCGCGCCTATGTCGGCGCCTTCAACTTCAAGGGCCCCGACCAGCAGAAGAATGTCGGCAAGCTGTCCGGCGGTGAGCGCAATCGGGTTCACATGGCGAAGATGCTCAAGGCCGGCGGCAACGTCCTCCTGCTCGACGAGCCGACCAACGACCTCGACGTCGAGACCCTCGGCGCGCTCGAGGAAGCGATCGAGAATTTCGCCGGCTGCGCCGTGGTCATCAGCCACGACCGCTTCTTCCTCGACCGGCTCGCCACCCACATCCTCGCCTTCGAAGGCAACAGTCACGTCGAATGGTTCGAAGGCAATTTCGAAGCCTACGAAGAAGACAAGCGCCGCCGCCTGGGCCCCGAGGCCGACCGCCCGACCCGGACGAGCTACAAGAAGCTGGGACGATAG
- a CDS encoding BLUF domain-containing protein: protein MEQIVYVSTSRSLPDERLLDGILAVSRRNNARDGLTGLLVVGGRRFLQVLEGPCDLCDAAYARIRADERHFALVQLSRRPLIERSFAGWHMGFEQGYANPLVSVVEQLTDRVADPYLQAQFRSFAELHSQPA, encoded by the coding sequence ATGGAACAGATCGTCTACGTCAGCACGTCCCGCAGCCTGCCGGATGAGCGCCTGCTGGACGGCATTCTCGCCGTCTCGCGCCGCAACAATGCACGCGACGGCCTGACCGGCCTGCTGGTCGTCGGCGGGCGCCGCTTTCTCCAGGTGCTGGAAGGCCCGTGCGATCTGTGCGACGCCGCCTATGCCCGCATCCGCGCCGACGAACGCCACTTCGCCCTCGTCCAGCTCAGCCGGCGTCCGCTCATCGAGCGCAGCTTCGCCGGCTGGCACATGGGATTCGAGCAGGGCTACGCCAATCCGCTCGTCAGCGTGGTCGAGCAGCTTACCGACCGCGTCGCCGATCCCTACCTGCAAGCCCAGTTCCGCTCCTTTGCCGAGCTCCACAGCCAGCCCGCCTAA